The Arthrobacter sp. Marseille-P9274 DNA segment CAGGGCCGGGTCCAGCAGCAAGCCGCTGGGGATCAGTTTCTTAGCGGGGCGGAAGTCGGTCAGTCCACCGATGGTGTCAACAGCGGCCAGGCGGCCATCACGCAGGTAGACGACGGCGAACTTCCCCGTCTTGGGGTCACCGCGCACGATGGCCTCGTCCTCCGGGTGCATAACGCCGGCGGTCTGGAGCCGGACATCGTGCTGGACGGTCCAGAACCAGGGAACCTCCGCCGGCTTGCCCTGGTGGTCGAGGATGTCATTGACCACGGCCTCGGTCTGCGCGTTGGCGTTCTGGATGGATTCCAGCCGCTGGCTGGTGCCGCTGAACGGGCTGGTGTACCGGGTTACGTCCCCGGCGGCGTAGATGTGGGGGTCGGTCGTTCGGCACTGCTCGTTGACCAGGACCCCGTCCCGGCAGTCGAGGCCGGCGGCCTCGGCCAGCTCCTGGTTAGGCAGCACCCCGATGCCGGCCACGACGACGTCGGCCTCGAAGGTGCGTCCGTCCGAAGTGAGGACGCGTTCGACGCGGCCGTCGCCCTGGATTTCGTTCACTGCCGCCCCGAACTCCAGACGCACGCCCTGGGAGCGGTGAAGGTGTTCGAAATAAGCAGACACCGGCTCTGAGGTCACCCGTTTCATGACCCGGTCCTGGAACTCCAGCACCGTCACGGTGCAGCCGTTCTTGACCGCTGCGGCGGCCACCTCCATCCCGATGAAGCCGGCGCCGATGACCACCACTCTCACCCCCGGGACCAGGGACTGCTTGATGGCCAGCCCGTCGCGGTAGGTCCGCAGGGCGTGCACGCCGTCGAGGTCCGCCCCCGGGACGGGCAGCTCGCGGGCCCGTGAGCCGGTGGCCAGCACCAGCCGGTAGTAGGGGCGCCGGCTGCCGTCCGTGAGGACGACGGCGCGGCCAGCGCGTTCGATCGACGCAGCGGCCTGCCCGGTCACGCGCTCAATGCCCTTGGCCTCGTAGTAGCCCTCTTTGCGCAGCGGCGCAGTTCGATCCCCGGCGCCGGGCGCCAGGAGGTCCTTCGACAGGGGCGGCCTCTCGTAAGGTGCGTCGTGCTGCGCGTCGACGAGAACGATTCCTCCGGCCCAGCCGCGGGTACGCAACCCAGCGGCGACGGCGACCCCGGCGTGCCCTGCTCCGATAATGACGATGGGATCCGTGATGTGCTCAGTCATGGCGCTCCTCCAGGAAGACATGCATGCGGTGCGGGCCTGCGTTGGTGAGGTTGTTGCCGCGGACGTACTCGATCTCGTGTGCCGGGTCCAGGGTGACCGAAGCCAACCGATGGGCGAGCACTTCGGCGGTGACCGTGGTCTCCAGCCGGGCCAGCGGCTGGCCCAGGCAGCTGTGCACCCCGTGACCGAACCCGAGCGACTTGCTGTTGTCGTGGTCGATGTCAAAGACGTCGCCGTCCTCGAAGAGGTCCCGGCTGGCGGAGGCGTTGAGCAGGCGCACGATGCTGCCTGCGGGGATGATCGTTCGGGCCACCTCGACCTCCTCGGTGGTGATGCGGCTGGCGCGGTGGACGGCGCCGCTATGGCGGGCCAGCTCGTCCGCGAACCTGCCCGGATTCTCCGGGTTCTCGCGAACGCGCCGGAGCAGGTCGGGCCGCTCGGCAAAGATGCGGAAGGCGTTCGCCAGCAGGATCGTCGTGGTGTCGTGCCCGGCAATGAAAACAAACGAGCAAAGCTCCTTGGCCTCCTGCTCGGTGAGGAGACCCTCGTCCTTCCACATCCGGGCGATGTGCCCGCCCATGGACGGGCTCTGCTCGGCGTAGAGGCGTTCCAGCGTGTCCTTGAGGTAGGCCCAGAACTCGTGCGCGCTGTCCTCATCGGTGCCCGTGCCCGGGGCGTTGCGCGCGAGGCGGCCGAAGTACGAGAACGTCTCGTCGGACCAGAACTTCATCTTCTCGTAATCCTCGGCCGGGACGTCCAGGAGCGCGGAAATCGTCGCCATGCTCAATTTGATGGCATAGTCCTCCACGACTTCTCCCCCGCCCTGGGCGATGAGGTCGTCGAGGAGCCCGTTGGCGGTCTCCCGCACCCGGTCCTCGAACAGTTTGATCGCCTTCGGGGTGAACGCGGTGGCCACAATCTTGCGAAGACGGGTATGGTTCGGGGCGTCGAACAAGGTCAGGAACGTCATCGGTGGCGGGGAGACCACCTCCGAAGAGAAGATCTTCGGTGCGCGGAAGGCCCTGCGGACGTCTTCGTAGCGGGAAATGAAGTAGACATCGGAGACCGGCGACCAGCACCGCAGGACCGGCGCGTTCGCGCGCATCCAGGTGTAGTGCGCATACGGGTTCTCTTGGGAGCCGTCGTCGACGACCTTGAAGGGCTCCATCCCCTCAGGCCAGTCCAGTTCGTGGGAGTAGGGAAGGGAGCCTTCCTCACTGCGCGGAAGCGGCGTCTCGAGCGTCGTTGCTTGGGACATCATGGTCCTCTCGTCGGCTGAGGGCTCCCTGAATTCCCGCGGCATGCCGCGGTAATTCAGGTAACCG contains these protein-coding regions:
- a CDS encoding NAD(P)/FAD-dependent oxidoreductase — protein: MTEHITDPIVIIGAGHAGVAVAAGLRTRGWAGGIVLVDAQHDAPYERPPLSKDLLAPGAGDRTAPLRKEGYYEAKGIERVTGQAAASIERAGRAVVLTDGSRRPYYRLVLATGSRARELPVPGADLDGVHALRTYRDGLAIKQSLVPGVRVVVIGAGFIGMEVAAAAVKNGCTVTVLEFQDRVMKRVTSEPVSAYFEHLHRSQGVRLEFGAAVNEIQGDGRVERVLTSDGRTFEADVVVAGIGVLPNQELAEAAGLDCRDGVLVNEQCRTTDPHIYAAGDVTRYTSPFSGTSQRLESIQNANAQTEAVVNDILDHQGKPAEVPWFWTVQHDVRLQTAGVMHPEDEAIVRGDPKTGKFAVVYLRDGRLAAVDTIGGLTDFRPAKKLIPSGLLLDPALVADPDVKLEDAVLGADSRHSIHEAGAALV
- a CDS encoding cytochrome P450, with amino-acid sequence MMSQATTLETPLPRSEEGSLPYSHELDWPEGMEPFKVVDDGSQENPYAHYTWMRANAPVLRCWSPVSDVYFISRYEDVRRAFRAPKIFSSEVVSPPPMTFLTLFDAPNHTRLRKIVATAFTPKAIKLFEDRVRETANGLLDDLIAQGGGEVVEDYAIKLSMATISALLDVPAEDYEKMKFWSDETFSYFGRLARNAPGTGTDEDSAHEFWAYLKDTLERLYAEQSPSMGGHIARMWKDEGLLTEQEAKELCSFVFIAGHDTTTILLANAFRIFAERPDLLRRVRENPENPGRFADELARHSGAVHRASRITTEEVEVARTIIPAGSIVRLLNASASRDLFEDGDVFDIDHDNSKSLGFGHGVHSCLGQPLARLETTVTAEVLAHRLASVTLDPAHEIEYVRGNNLTNAGPHRMHVFLEERHD